The sequence GTCCGAGGCGAGTCTATTCCAATAAGAGTCTTTCTAGCAGGCTATGATTTGACACCTACAATGCGTgacatcaataaaaaattcagtGTTAGATATTACCTTAATTTAGTTCTCATGGATGAGGAAGATCGTAGATATTTCAAACAACAAGTAAGTTGAATAATAAGCCTCTGATTTACTAACTTTTTATTGAGGTACTTTTtacaattacatttttttaggAAATAACGTTGtggagaaagggagaaaaaagTAGGAAATCTCAAACCGCTTCACCACATATGCCATCGCATTTAGTATCAGCAGAGACAGGATTCCCACAAGGAGCTGCTCAGAATGGTCCACCATCCGTAACTCCATCAGTCCAATCAGGACAATTGCCATCCACTAACATTACCAATGTAGAGGATGCACAGGCACCAATAGAAAGCATGACACGCGAAGAAGGAGATGGTGAAGGTGCAAAAGAAGTTAATTCTGAAAGTAACTGAATTTTTGCATGCGAAACAGTTACTGAAGTCAATGGAAGTTTTACTAATTCAGAGAATGGGTAATAACTTCGCACAGAACTAGTAGTTTTAAACGAAACTCCTCTTCTACTGTAAAGAGAGATTGAATTTTAGCAACTACAAAAAATCGAAACATCTGCAAGTAAAGTTGTAAATATTTTGGATACCTATAAATAATGCGGATGATTAAATTGAATAAGTAGCCAATTATCgatcaaaatttcaaattatcaaGAGCTATAGATAACATACAGTGGTGTCTAATGGGACAGacttgaaataattaaacagaaaaaaataatataaaacagaataaTACAACCATATAAAATGGATATTTATAAATGGACAGTTTAATAACTGAATATTTATCTGCGGTATATTCTTGAACAGCATCTGAATGTTACAGTGttcagaatattttatacaaccGTATTATGTGTTATATTCTCAAAGATCTTTATCAAAATCTTTTGTGTTATATTATCAAACCTCTCAAATGGTCAATTTCTGTCAGATGAGAGTTTTCTAAATCTGAAATGGATATACATATACTCACAATGGCTGCCCTATTTTAATCCATTCAACTAGTCTGCAACTAATATGGTAAAGGCACTGGGAGAAACGCTTTTATATATGATACACTATTATCGACATAATTTTTGAGAGAATGTGATTTTTTCAGCAgaagatttttattaatatttgcaataaatatcattaataaaatatgttaagATACAGGCAcggtatataacgtaatatcgataGTTCTGTCCCAATTATAGCATAATTGTATATACAAATCATTGAATTGTATAtgctaattaattttttaatagaatttttatgcaGTTTCAAGAATCTTAATATAAATCATTGTAAGAAATACATGCCTTAGTATGCTTGTTCAATTTTTAGTATGCCTTTATTAATATAAGAGTGGACTACGATAGATTAAAAAATGGGATGGCCCCacatgtatttatatatatataaaaacatattACAATATGTGTGTGGATATATACATGCATATATATGATTTTTAATGATAGTAGTCTTAGTATAAACTGagttatatatacacacacaaaaGTATCCACCTCTATTGTAATAATACTGAAACGTGTTCTATCAAGGCAGTATCATGATTGCTACCACGATGGAGGTAATATACCGGTATGAGAAAAATACCAATCGTTTTGTACAATTCTATGTTAACATCGGTTGACTAAAGAATcttgttaaaaaagaaaaactgcATAATAGTCAACCGCGTGTATTTCGAGAATTTTGTTTCATGtaaattaaaagtttcatatttcacGCCTTTGTTATTTGTTGACAAGAAAGATATATGTgtaaaagagagaaaacaGAACTATTTGTGAATTATTTGACATGtcaaatattgtatatacatatacatattgtCATACGATATAAACTAGCTGCATATTTTAATGCCcacataaatatattatacatcgCATACAGTGTGCCATTGTGTGCACGTGTATCGGAAAACATTACTTCGTCTATGCATAAGTACTACACCCTTCCTATCGTTTTATATAAATCAGATATCATTAGATTTTTATTCTCGCTATCTATAACTTGTTTTTTATCTGAACGAAATAGGCATATCAAGTACAGATTTCACCATGACAAGTAAACTATGGATTTAAGtgcaattaattttatgacgAATTTATGAAGGATGAAATCAACAAATGCTAATgcaatagaattttataacgACAATTAAAACGTCGATTAAAATGTCCCTAGTTTTTCAAATCATTTCCCGTCTTTTTTTGGAATTATCTCGGTTATAAgcaaaatatttagaattgACATTACGATTAAGTGCCTTCGTAAAGCACGATTagtatttcgaaaattaagggtaaatattttatacataagAAGTTCtactatttaattaattaatagagCTCATTACTTTTTCTCTTCAAAAGCGTCTGTATTTTATGAAGTTACTATCTTTAACTATTGTTtgtaactttaataatttaattattagaaTCTTTAGTCCAAAATATTATTGTGTATATTAACAGactattgtaaaattataagtGCAACAAAAATagttttatattcaaaatttttttctatttattttcataaacctaagtaaatttaaaaagtaataaacctaaatatatacaaataatatagtaattaaaaatcaattacCAATGATGTTAAaacgattataattaaaaaaacatattttaaacttatacataaaacataaattttacaatatttaaaattctcttGTAGTACAgtaacatttaatattttaatgtaccactgaattttattattttattttcattaacgAAGGACTCGTGTATTTCTCTGTAGTACATATTAGACGTGGGCATATGGAAATCAagcttaaataaatatacgtacTGACAGCAAACCAATACGTAATAGTCTATAAGGAAATTATTCATAGATCATATTTTACAAATCAGACTTTGTGGCACTTCCGTAAAAAAATTAGAACTTACATCAAGTTCTCTTACGTCAGTATATGTTTAAGAAAAAGTGTGTTCCACACataattatagaagaaagaatGTATGATTTCAATTAATTCAGTGTAAAGTCCAAAGATTCCGAACAGTATGCGCGTGTCTCTGCGCGCAGATCTGATGTCCGGATCCGGATAAACAATTATCGTGTCTGGTTATCGTATTAGTAGTTCACTGCCGGTTAAAGTGTTAGTGTCATAGTCATCAGCAGGTTAACCAAAGATGGAAGTACGAACAGAATTAATTACGGAACTTcgtgaaaaattttttaaaaagttgGCTGACGAGGGACCACCAGATCCTagtgtgtatatttattttcatatcgtAAAAAGGTGTACTTTTTCTTTCCAATGGTATTTTGAAAAAACCTGACTAACTCACAGGGTAAAATTTAAGCTTAGTGTCATATACCAAAGCAATGTTTTCAATATGTATTCGATGAAAGAATAAGAatcatttttatgaataatttatgaaGCCTTTGTTCCACTTATTATTGTGtatttaattgataaaatgtataatacataaaaatatttatgattcAATTAATCATTTAATTGAATCCAATTTCAGAATTTCACCCTGTTGATATTGCTAATGTAAACAATAATAACTGGTTAAAAAGATTTTTAGAGCACAATGAAAACAATATGCAAGACTCACTTAATATGTTATGGGAGACTTGCAGCTGGAGGAGTAAATTTGGCACAAATGGTATGGATAATATACATTCATATGTGCAGTTTTTTTAGTTGctatgtataaattatataagtTTTAATGAAACTATTACAATATTATCCAATTACAGAGATTACAGAAGAGAATGTgatgaaagaatatttaaataatggaTTGTGCTTTATTCATGGTAAAGACAAAGATGGTAAAACAATGTTTGTTATTAAATGTAAGTTACATACTAAAGGCAGTAAAGACTTTAGTCAATTGCAAAAGCTTGTTGTGTATTGGTTTGAAAGATTAGAAAGGTAAGATTAAATAAtctgtaataaattatttagatCAATTTGTTTTCAGAATTAATGTTATCTTTTCTATGGTATTTCAGACAAACTAATGGCAATCAAATTTCACTTTTCTTTGATATGTCAGATACTGGTATTTTAAATATGGATATGGAATTTATCAAGTACCTGATCaacctttgtaaaaattattaccccaattttttgaattatatcattatttttgAAATGCCATGGATATTAAACACTgcatttaaaatgataaagtCATGGTTGCCACCTAAGGcaattccaaaaattaaatttgtgcATAAAAGCAACATACATGAGTTGGTAGAACCTAGTGACATACTAACATGTTGGGGAGGTAGTAACGAATATACCTTCAAATTTGTACCGGAAGCACAAAATAATATAGATGCTAcaataaatggaaaatttgataataagaaggtatataattaattagtgGAAAAATAAATGTCAAATAATTCACAACTTCCTTtgagaattaattttttatctttatgtAACTATAGGTACATTTTGCAGAAGGTTCTCCATTAACAGAACAATCTACAAGTAGTTTTGGAGATCAATCAAATGAAGAACAATGTAAgtaaaattatacttttatagGCATTATTAAATCATAGATGTAGAGATGATTCTTTAGAATTCTTTCTGATTTTTGTgtgaaatggaaattttattgtcagaaagaattcatttttacatctattgtaaatattgaaaatgtttGCAAAGATAAAAGCTCTACTTTGATTCTTATACTGACAAATAATACTTATTCTTCTGCAGTATTATCAATTGAACCAGatgcatttatatttaataaagtaGGAAATGAAATTAGTGgaacaattacaattaaaaatgTGACTGTAGATAAACCTTTATCTTATAAGGTAAGATGAGTTTTTCTTCTATGATAAAATTTACGATATGATGTATATGGAACATagcataaatattttctattatatatgtaGGTAAAAACAACGTCGCCGGGAAAGTTTAAAGTACGGCTAAGTTCGGGAGTTTTATTACCTCAAGAACAACGCACGATTTCAGTCGTTGTACAACAAGAACATAATATGCGCAGTCTCTTTCATGTCGATAAATTCTTAGTTATGTGCCTTCCATTAAAAGATCCGAACGCATCGGCCCAAGAACTAGCAGTTTTATGGAAGGTAACACATCGATATATGTTAATTATATAGACGTTTAATGtgtaattgttaatttatgttttatacAGTCTGAGAAACCAGCAGAGGAACATAAATTAAGATGTTGCGATGGTGGAATTACAAGTAATGAAACATCAAAATTACATTCTACCTCAGGCTTGTCAGAAACTGGTCAAATAGATATACTTTCCCGGAAAGTAAGGCAAAATAATGTGATTAAAAGTATGATATTAATGAACAGTATACTAATGTATACATTGGTTACTTACAGATAGCACATTTGAAAGACAGTCATACAAAGTTGTACAATGATGTCGTTTTCTTGAagcatttattattcttttctaTGATAGTTACAATCATAATGGCCATAgtagttatttatattttaaaagttgatattaaaaattttatggaTCAACAAGTCTGTGACATGCATGGAATATAGGTTATTcagatagaaatttatttgatttctACATACACATAACACGaattttaattgttatatatttatgtttatgcTATAActctaatatttttaaatcgatCTTTCCTATTCATAGCTTATGTTTGTTTTTCGTTGTTTTTGCTAAAAAAGAATTATGTAAGATACGTATAAAACATGTTTTTATGTTATCAATATTAACATAAAAGAAATCAgttgatattatattttggGACGTTTGTGTAtactatttaatatatttaggaagtaaatatattattgttataagaaaaaaatataacaattggaattatttttataacgttttacacgTATTTCTACATACtatttgtacaatttatcttccttgtaatttataatctaataatacaaattatttcaaaCTAATCCTTTTATTTACATAGCTCATCTAATATCTTTAACTGGTTAATGAAACAATTATGGGAAGTTCGTTTTGTTTCATATACGTGATAAAACTGTTAATATcaaattcatataatataccatatgtaaatatttcattcacgataattttataaaatgtattaataaactatatatttaaaaaaagcaGTTTCTTAATTATATACTTTTACTAAAAATCATtgtattcttttatttcaatatcatatttgttattttactcACTAATTTATATGTATCATATAGTGTACTATCGTGTAATATCTGTTTACTTCAATGCAAACTCGTGAGATTAGAACTGTTACAATAAAAAACTGATTGAAAGTCAAGACATTTTTTGTACCTTATGCTTgacaaaaaaaattttaatattgtacCTAACAAATGTTCGAATAATTgcacatacatatgtatataattttttaatacttaaCATGTGATTGTATCgtcattgtatatattttctcATCAACGTACACCAGTTATTAATCATTTAGGAAAAAGTGATATTTCGCATAAGTAAATGGGTGTTGTTCTCCCCACTAAGATTTTAATCCTTGTTCCCACCTTAACTATGGCTTTCCCGCTCTTTTCGCATGGCGGTggactttttttatttcgtcgaaTGCACCTCACCAGCAAGTTTATCACATGAAATTACATCTCAGCATTATCAACGCTACATTTACTAGTAACAAAGTATTATTAAAGTAGTTTCACCGCCGTATACTTATAAACATGCTTCAGTGAGTGAAAACCGAATAcataaaaagggaaaaagttAATTGGTAATATATAGGTAAAATTACTACCCGGAAGTACCTAAAAACGACAGTCGTCCGGTGTAAACATGACGAGTGATGCATGCCAGTGCGCAGCTATCAACGCGCAGCATTTGAACATTCGTAGTTCGATCGGCCATATTATCCTCCGGGTCTTACACAACGCCCTCACACGAACTTTCTCGACTTTACGAGGTAAGCGAATAtttagaggtttcgagtcgCAGGCGAACTTAGCACAAAGTGAAAACACGATTCCGTGTGAAGAAAGACGATTTTTGAAGGTATTTGAAGAGATCTGTGCTTGCCGGCCGCGAGCTGAACGCAAAAGATTGGTAAGTTATATCCAACACGTAGCAGAACGAACAGTATTCCCTTCCGTTGCGTCCTCCATATTGATGACAGCGCCGACGGTGataattttctgaaatttttgtCGTTAATGCCCCCTGTGTCCTGAAATCGAAAGCACCCGCGTTGTCTTAAAAGCTTTCCGACAGAATGCGCAACTTCGGAGCCTCCGATGTTTGACAAAAGTCCTCGGTTACGGAACCCTGGAGGTCCGCTACCCATTTCCACACGCTCCTTCACCCATCACGGCGCAATCACATTTTGCCCATGGCGTCATCATCGTTCGCATTACCCGCTTCGCGTGTTACATGGCGTTCCGCGGCAGCGTGCGTCGCTTCTGTCAATCCCGTTTGACTTTCCAATGATATAACACCGATACTCGATTACGAGGATTCCAACACATGGTCAATCCTATTAATTATTCGCTCTTGTCACCTCTGGTTCATCCGTATCTTCCGTACCTTCAATTTCTTTACAaggatatatttatttttccttaaTTTCGCACCACTCATGATGCCTCGTGCATTCCCACTGATATATCAGTGATGATCGATGCAATTTCGAAATGCATGCACGTGTTTTCGAATGCTCTCGAAAGTAAAACCGATTACACTTGCGCATTCTTATGAAACGATTGTCATATTCTATGTATATGATGTTTCGACTCTACGTCGTTTCTGTAATAATTCGATAACTATGTAAATGATTCCATATATTCATGGATATTTACTCAAGTAGATCTTCGAATCTTTTTAATGCCAAAACTGCATATTGCAATGAGTGACTAGATATGTAGCTAAATATCTTCTTTACAATTAGAtatagtatgtatatatgtgtatatatatagcacTATGTTGTCTATAAGTGATGATTATGTAGTTagcataaaatataaaattttgtttgcaATAGAATAACTccattaaatttataaaaagatatacaaaTGCGTAACTAATTACAATATGTTTTTATGACacaaaaagtaaaatatatggtaaactatttgaaaattatacttttatttacaaagcattcaataaaaaatacatcTTTTGTTCTTTCAGATTAATGACAGAAAGTAGGCTTCTATGAGTTAATGATTTGACCATGACAACTAACGTAGCAACAATTAAGTTAGAAGAGGAGCAGGAATCTGTAACAGAGATACAGACATACTTAGAAACATTTAATAGAGAAATAGAAGGAGGTCAAGGGGAGCAATTGCAACATGTACAGTGTTAGTATTTTCAaatgaattttctatatttaccTTAGAAGGAACAAGCTTCTATTAAAACTTTAGCTTATAGTGCAACAAGTGGAAGGACTGTCTGGTGGAGAAGAAGGTGGAACTTACTTTGTTGACCAATCTGGTCAATATTACTACCAAGCAAATAATGATGAAACACCTGTCATGACACAGGTTCAAATTCAAGAAGTAGAAGAAGCAGATGTAAATAATGATGGAGAAGCACCTCAAGAAGAACAATACCATGAAATTGaagaattagaaaatgttGATGGTGATGAAGATGTAAGGGAAATTATCTTTGTTCATGGAATGTCATACTGGTATACCATTGCTATGAAAGTATATTGTTTTTCATAGGGCCAGGTAACGAGTAATGGAAATAATGAGGTTGTAATAAACTCTGGAGATGCGTATCAAACAGTAACTATTGTACCATCTGATACCAATCCTGGTGAAGTCAGTTATGTACTAATAGTTCAGCAACCTGATGCTGAGGATAAGGAAAGCAAACCAATAGCACGAGAAGGAACAGAAGgtgaagaaggagaaggagaacAAGATCTTACAGTTTATGATTTTGAAGATAATGAAGATAATGAAGTACCTGTGGAATCAGAAGTAGAAGATGACAAAACTAAGATTGTGAAAATTTTACCTAAAAAGTCCCAAACTGTCACTCAAGCTCATATGTGTAATTACTGTAACTACACAAGTCCAAAACGGtaattttttagtttgttttaaATTATACCATAATCAAAATTTGACTAACTTgtaaacaatttcttaatCTGCATATGATGTAGATATCTGCTATCACGACATATGAAATCACATTCTGAGGAAAGGCCACATAAATGTAGCGTTTGTGAAAGAGGATTTAAAACTCTGGCCTCGCTTCAAAATCATGTTAATACACATACTGGGACCAAGCCACATCACTGTAAATTTTGTGATAGTGCATTCACAACCTCTGGTgagtacaaaatatttataaactctttatatcttttttcatttGATAAGCATTTGactttaaattattaaaagaaacaaGTAGCATTGAAGTGCAGAAACATAGTAATCATCattagtattaatttatagGTGAACTTGTTAGACATGTTCGATATAGACACACACATGAAAAACCACATAAATGTCATGAATGTGACTATGCATCTGTTGAATTGTCTAAACTCAAACGTCATATTCGGTGTCATACAGGCGAACGTCCATATCAGGTATATCATATGTTCATATAAAAAGCTTAAAAAGCATTATTCACAACCATAAAATTAtcattacatttatattacaGTGTCCGCATTGTACATATGCAAGTCCTGATACTTTCAAACTAAAACGCCATTTGCGCATACATACAGGAGAAAAACCATACGAGTGTGATTTTTGTCAGGCAAGGTTTACTCAATCTAACAGCTTAAAAGCTCACAAACTGATACATAACGGTATGTTGatactttatatgttaaaggttgttatatttgttatgtaattttctttcatttatgGTTATAATAATATGTGTTATAGTTGGTGACAAGCCAGTGTTTCAGTGTGAATTATGTCCAACGACGTGTGGAAGAAAAACAGATCTCAGAATTCATGTACAAAAATTACACACCTCTGACAAACCTTTGAAATGTAAACGCTGTGGAAAATCATTCCCAGACAGGTATGTGGCAAAGACTGGGCTGTATAATAGCTACAAAAgtgaaaatattatatgttgCAAACACAaaacatataatgtattttacCATTGTAGATATAGCTACAAATTGCATAGTAAAACTCACGAAGGAGAAAAGTGTTATAAATGTGATTTGTGTCCATATGCTTCTATATCCGAGCGTCATCTCGAGAGCCACATGTTAATTCATACTGATCAAAAACCATATCAATGTGATCATTGCTTTCAATCATTCAGACAAAAACAACTTCTCAAACGgcattataatttatatcataatCCTACTTATGTCCCCCCTCCGCCACAAGAAAAGACACATCAATGCCCTGAATGTGAACGACCGTTTAGGTATGTAATATTTGTGATACACTTGTGAAGTGAAGATATGGAGGAGAATACAGTTGAATGCCTACGTATTTTGTTTTTCAGGCATAAAGGGAATCTTATTCGACATATGGCTGTTCATGATCCGGAATCATCTCTTCAAGAAAAGCAACAAGCATTGAAGATGGGTAGACAGAAAAAGATTCAAATTATAGATGGACAGAGAGTCGAGGTCATGACAGGTAAAGTTTCATCAAACTTGCAAGGCAGAACAAGGAAACTTggttcatttatatgtgtataaTTAGGAACAAGTCGcaaatttgatatttctaaaacaatatttaaattttgtgaATGAAGCAAATTGTACTACACATATATAATGAATGAATAGtcataaaatattgtaatcaCAGGGACACTTACTCAATGATCTGTATTCAGGTCATTGACTAACATCCATGTGTTGTGTTATAATAACAGGTGATTTAGCTACTAAACTTAAAGGTTacgaagatgaagaagaagatgaagagGATATGATGGCGGTCGAAGGAAGTGATGGTCAACAATATGTTGTATTGGAAGTTATACAGCTAGCTGACAATCAAGGAACTGATCAAGTGTGTATTATAACAAACgctaagaaaaatattagttCATTATGTTTATGTATGAATATAATTCTGATTGTTCCACCTTTGTTTAGCAAATGGCCGTAGTAGCCAGTGAAGACGGAGATTTGATGATGCAAGATCCTTTGAGCCAAGAAAGTGGGATCGTAACTGGTACAGGCGAAGAAGGAGATGAAgcagaagaagaggaagaagaagaagaagaagaagaaatagaaatgaatgaattaaaaatagaagCAGGAACTGCTATGAAATCTTCATCTCAGAACACACAAAGTGATCCAAAATTACAGAAGGAAATGGAAACTTGTTTCGGTTTTGACGAGGTAAGCGAATTTAATCTTTTACCGCTTTCACAAATTGCCATTTATAGATATGATTTATTATGATgtgaatttttgaatattaggaagaggaagaagaagatggAGCCAAcggtaatataaatatattgcaGACTATTTCGtaatatgaaaaatgaatGCGACAAAATCTATCTATGTAATAGTCAAATGTTTTATCTGTTTCGCAGTAACACCGTACATACTGCGAGTActgtttaatattatttaaagacTCTGTGAATAGCTCCAATGGAGCCAATTTTCGGGGCCAGCGTGGTCCATACGCATGGTACAAGAACATTTTTTGCCACTAATGCATTAGatgtatgtaataatttatgaaaaaacagtAGTTCTATAATTTAGTGAAATATAAAGCGAATGtacaattataataatgtaattaatattagttTACTTTGTTATCAGTAAAATTTGCTTTAAAAAATCGTAACTCAACAAGACCGTCACTAATGCATTCGGATATATTATTAACATAGGTTGacctaatatttttaaaccaGTCATTTAGTAAATGTTAACATAAGAACATAGAATGTAGTAATACATTTCCATTGATTGATTATTGTTGGTATGTGGTTAATGGAACTAAAATTACGGAACAATGCGAGGCTgcaatgtatatatatgcttaccattacatttcattttatgGATAAACATCATATTCTATAAATAACTAGAGGAAAGACAAGCGGTAAATTTAATAGTGATGATCGAGTTTTAAGTTATTTAATATGAATGATATCTGCATATATGTAGGAATGTACATAATAAGAAATTCGTATTGCAGCATAAAAAgttagaaatttttcattgatCTAGCAGATGTTACATTTGTGATTGTATAGAagtatttcataatattaataaacgaTCATTCTATAAATAAGTacctatatataatattaatgacCATGACTATCAGGTCAAATTTTTTGTGGATACAGGATAAGGTATGAATGGCGGAAAGTATCTTGATATTAAGAGAACTGTAATGATTATtagtataattataataattttttattcatcttttttaattacgtttcCTTTAGAACATTACATGTTTAGGCTGCACCTTCTTTTCCATATTGATTGCAACTATAACAAAATGCAAATAGACTGGTaagaaaatattacatatGATTGTAAACAGTGATGAAGCTTTTAATTCATTGAATCCTTTTGCATTCTATCGATTTGTGACAGTTTAACTTCTTGTATAATTTTGTGATTGCGCAGCATTCAGAAACATCCATTTCCTATCTATATGGATTACATGTAGACTTCTCTTATGTAGCCAATTTCTTGTAAATGTAATCTTACACGCAATTTTTCATAAACTGTCGCACGTaagttattctatataaatcGTTAATGTAATTGATGCTGTAAAaacaatgtaaaaattttgtacgCTCTTGTACACTTTTTATACAATTGTAATTGAGCAATTGATAATTGTGTGCTATTTAAGCCGAAGCACTTTCATACAATATCCCAAAGAAAAAATGGTGTAGCATCTTCtttataataaacattatGTTGTCGACGATACTTGCGCATATTATTTCTGTTGATAAATTATCATTTCGTTATTTGTTAGGAATTAAATTGTTCAATGCACACATTATTCCGAGCAACGCATAGAACTACAGGATCCAATTGTTATATTTTGGATCGTTTATGTATGACATTTAATATATTCAGAAAGTAAATGCATTATTATTGTAAGAAAAATATGGCTAATTGGAATTACTTTTATAATGTTTCATACATATACCTACATATTATTTATACGATTTATCATccttgtaatttataatttagaCACATTATTTCAAAtcagttattttatttacataactCATCTAATATGTTAAACTGATTAATGATAGAATTGTAGTCTTTTTTATGTTAAATACACGTGATAAAATTCGTATAGTATCACattcatataatattatgtataaatatttcattcacgataattttatgaaataaataacaagctatatactaaGAAGCTAACAAGCTACATACTTCATGAAAACAGTCTATTACt is a genomic window of Bombus huntii isolate Logan2020A chromosome 1, iyBomHunt1.1, whole genome shotgun sequence containing:
- the LOC126868436 gene encoding transcriptional repressor CTCF-like isoform X4; this translates as MYSVQIQEVEEADVNNDGEAPQEEQYHEIEELENVDGDEDGQVTSNGNNEVVINSGDAYQTVTIVPSDTNPGEVSYVLIVQQPDAEDKESKPIAREGTEGEEGEGEQDLTVYDFEDNEDNEVPVESEVEDDKTKIVKILPKKSQTVTQAHMCNYCNYTSPKRYLLSRHMKSHSEERPHKCSVCERGFKTLASLQNHVNTHTGTKPHHCKFCDSAFTTSGELVRHVRYRHTHEKPHKCHECDYASVELSKLKRHIRCHTGERPYQCPHCTYASPDTFKLKRHLRIHTGEKPYECDFCQARFTQSNSLKAHKLIHNVGDKPVFQCELCPTTCGRKTDLRIHVQKLHTSDKPLKCKRCGKSFPDRYSYKLHSKTHEGEKCYKCDLCPYASISERHLESHMLIHTDQKPYQCDHCFQSFRQKQLLKRHYNLYHNPTYVPPPPQEKTHQCPECERPFRHKGNLIRHMAVHDPESSLQEKQQALKMGRQKKIQIIDGQRVEVMTGDLATKLKGYEDEEEDEEDMMAVEGSDGQQYVVLEVIQLADNQGTDQQMAVVASEDGDLMMQDPLSQESGIVTGTGEEGDEAEEEEEEEEEEEIEMNELKIEAGTAMKSSSQNTQSDPKLQKEMETCFGFDEEEEEEDGANGNINILQTIS